CAGATGCGTAAGTTAGTCAGGGCGCATCTGATGTCGCACATTGATATCCGGTTTGTGTCTTACAAGCTGCTCGGTAAACATATCAAGGGACTGACAAAGCCGCAGGCACTGGCGTTTATTTCGGCGGTTGAGCACTACCTGGAAGTCAGTTATGCCAGTGCTCTGATGCAATACAAAGGGCAGCAAGTCATTTTTGAGGCTTTACCTGCGGGTAAAGAAAGCAAATACGCCACGGTAAAAGCCGTTGTCAGACAGCCTTCCGGTCCGGATATTGACATTCACTTTAAGTTTCGCAGAGGCAAAGAAGGTGAGTGGCGGGTATATGACCTGGTCGCCGAGGGCATTTCGTTACTGAGTGCAAAACAAAAAGAAATAGCGGTGCGGATCTCACAAGTGGGTTTGGCGCAGGTGACTGCGGAGCTGAACGCCAAAAGCTAGCTGGTGGCCTGCACAGGCCACCTTCATAGAAACCAGCCTTTAGAAGTTTCTTGGGGAGAGAAATTCACCGCTGTTAATCTCTTCCCAGGTTTTTGCTGCCAGGGTATCCAGCGAGTCCAAATCTTTGCCGCTGGCCGAAAGCTTATGCTCAACTGGCAGGATATCAATATCCTCAAAGCCAGATAATTGTGCCACCCGGGCAAAGGTATATGCGTGCTTATACTTTTGCTGCTTGTAAAAAATGCTGACCAGGCTTGCGAATACTTCGGGGTCCGGCGTTTCACCGGCTTTATTAAGCTCCAAAACGCGATACAGAATATCTATGGTTTTGTCATCATCAATCTTGGCGTAAAACGTCGCCAAAAAAAGCTGAATCTCGCTGTCACTTTTAACGTTTTCCTGGTCCTGCATGTTGAGTAATTTATTCAGCGCCATGCGGTTATTGCGTCTGGACCAATGGTAGTAGAGTAAACCTGGATGCTCTGTGTTAATCGTATCCTGGTAGATTCGGGTCATTTCTTTCAGGCTGGTAAGATGGCCTTCAACTCGGGACGTAGTTTTTTCTTTTAATTTGATATGTTCAATTTTTGAAGCCAGCGACACACATTCGTTATATTTTTCAAAATTCTTCAGCAAGGTGTATCGGTTGTCATCAGTGGGCGCTTTGTATTCATGATAACGCGCAAATATAACCTCTGCGCGCTGCTCTTTACAATGGCTATCTTTATTGAGATCTTCACAAAACCCGGGAGTCTCTGTGCAGATTTTATTCAGTGTGATTGTGTCGTCGCAGCCACTGAGCAACGCTGACGTAACACACAGGCCTGATATTAGCCACCACCTCATTGTTATACTTACTCCAAGTCTTTGTTGTTGCGCTCGTATAGTACCAATTTCGACAATTCTGGCCACCCTTTATTTACCTCAAGTGTAGCAAGGGATAGCGTGTCTGACAGCTTCCTGGCGAAGATCTTAGGGGAGAGAACATAAATTGGACGGATCGGGTCTGAAATTAACTGTGCAGTTAATTTTACAGCAACAATTGTCAGTAAATGGTGGAGAATCAGCGCCATTTAAATTAAAATGTCGCTGCCTTGGGGCCTGTTGACTCTCAAATTATGCAATACATCAGGCTCGGTTAGGCTATCCGTTCAAAAATTGTTTATTAGGCAGAAAAAATGACCTCATCTCACGAGCAAGAATATCAAAACAGCTGGCAAGAACGTCAAGACTACGCAGAAAGCATGCAACCGATCATCGGTCGTTTGTATCGTAACCTGGGTGTAGAAATTGCGGTTTATGGCCGTCCTCTTGTAAACACCAGCACTATCGATGTTATTAAAGCCCATAAAACAGTCGCACGTTTTGAAGAGACTAAACTGCGTCTGCGCGAAAGCTTCCCATTTTTGGAAGTGATCAGCAAAATGGAACTGGCGCCTGGCCGTGTTGACTTAGGTAAACTGGCGTATGCCTACATTTATAAAAACGCAGGCGAAGGCCGTTCAATTGAGGAATACCTCAATGCTGAGCTTGCCGAGCTGTTAAACACAGGCAAACGTCCGGCCCCTCGCGACGTTGTTCTGTATGGTTTTGGCCGTATCGGTCGTCTGTTAGCGCGTTTGTTGATCGAACGTGGCGGCTCTCATGCTGACTTGCGCTTACGTGCAATTGTAGTACGTGGTGGTCGTGATGGCGACCTTGAAAAACGCGCAAGCTTGCTGCGTCGCGACTCAATTCACGGTCCATTCAACGGTTCAATCACTGTTGATCATGAAAAAGGCGCTATCAAAGCAAACGGTAACTACATTCAGGTTATCTACGCTAATTCTCCGGAAGAAGTGGATTACACTCAGTACGGTATTGAAAATGCACTGGTTGTAGACAACACAGGTGTATGGAAAGACGAAGATGGTCTGGGTAAACACCTGCAATCAAAAGGCGCGTCTAAAGTACTTCTTACAGCACCTGCAAAAGGCGACATCAAGAATGTGGTTTACGGTGTTAACAACGCTGACATCCTGTCTGAAGACAAAATTGTCTCTGCAGCAAGCTGTACGACTAATGCTATTACGCCTGTACTGAAAGCCCTGAACGACAAGTTTGGCATCAAAAATGGTCACGTTGAAACGGTTCACTCATACACCAACGACCAAAATCTGATCGACAACTACCATAAAGCAGAGCGTCGTGGTCGCAGCGCGGCACTGAACATGGTTATTACTTCTACGGGTGCAGCAAAAGCCGTAGCAAAAGCCCTGCCAGAGCTTGCCGGTAAACTAACGGGTAACGCTATCCGTGTTCCTACGCCAAACGTATCTATGGCTATTTTGAACCTGAACCTGAACGCTGAAACAACCGCAGAAGAATTGAACGAGTTCCTGCGTGAGACATCATTGCATTCAGAGCTTCGCGATCAGATCGACTACACAGCGTCGACTGAAATTGTATCAACAGACCTGGTTGGTAGCCGCTACGCTGGCGTGGTTGACTCACAAGCAACCAT
The Pseudoalteromonas viridis DNA segment above includes these coding regions:
- a CDS encoding DUF2989 domain-containing protein → MRWWLISGLCVTSALLSGCDDTITLNKICTETPGFCEDLNKDSHCKEQRAEVIFARYHEYKAPTDDNRYTLLKNFEKYNECVSLASKIEHIKLKEKTTSRVEGHLTSLKEMTRIYQDTINTEHPGLLYYHWSRRNNRMALNKLLNMQDQENVKSDSEIQLFLATFYAKIDDDKTIDILYRVLELNKAGETPDPEVFASLVSIFYKQQKYKHAYTFARVAQLSGFEDIDILPVEHKLSASGKDLDSLDTLAAKTWEEINSGEFLSPRNF
- a CDS encoding glyceraldehyde-3-phosphate dehydrogenase, with protein sequence MTSSHEQEYQNSWQERQDYAESMQPIIGRLYRNLGVEIAVYGRPLVNTSTIDVIKAHKTVARFEETKLRLRESFPFLEVISKMELAPGRVDLGKLAYAYIYKNAGEGRSIEEYLNAELAELLNTGKRPAPRDVVLYGFGRIGRLLARLLIERGGSHADLRLRAIVVRGGRDGDLEKRASLLRRDSIHGPFNGSITVDHEKGAIKANGNYIQVIYANSPEEVDYTQYGIENALVVDNTGVWKDEDGLGKHLQSKGASKVLLTAPAKGDIKNVVYGVNNADILSEDKIVSAASCTTNAITPVLKALNDKFGIKNGHVETVHSYTNDQNLIDNYHKAERRGRSAALNMVITSTGAAKAVAKALPELAGKLTGNAIRVPTPNVSMAILNLNLNAETTAEELNEFLRETSLHSELRDQIDYTASTEIVSTDLVGSRYAGVVDSQATIVDGERVVLYVWYDNEFGYSCQVVRVMRDMAEVQFPSLPR
- a CDS encoding MlaC/ttg2D family ABC transporter substrate-binding protein, which codes for MNKLFVGLFLLLFSSLTLASKAPLALINEVGETLFADIKQINQDGNASPAQMRKLVRAHLMSHIDIRFVSYKLLGKHIKGLTKPQALAFISAVEHYLEVSYASALMQYKGQQVIFEALPAGKESKYATVKAVVRQPSGPDIDIHFKFRRGKEGEWRVYDLVAEGISLLSAKQKEIAVRISQVGLAQVTAELNAKS